The Stenotrophomonas maltophilia genome includes a region encoding these proteins:
- the phoU gene encoding phosphate signaling complex protein PhoU translates to MNLPNDHIVKSYDEEQQRLVAEIVRMGEMAVAQLEASMDVIEKRDENAAHRIIANDEAIDALEQQISHDVMRLALRGPMARDLREILAGLRIPADIERIGDYAANVAKRSIALGKVPPLPQIQGLRALGRLAAQQVRRAIAAYRDNDADAALELREDDARLDAQYTALFRELLTYMMEDPRNITPCTHLLFMAKNLERVGDHATNIAENVWFLVHGEQPLPPREKRDETSSTGQP, encoded by the coding sequence CTACGACGAAGAGCAGCAGCGCCTGGTGGCCGAAATCGTGCGCATGGGCGAGATGGCCGTCGCCCAGCTCGAAGCGTCGATGGACGTGATCGAGAAGCGCGACGAGAACGCCGCCCATCGCATCATCGCCAACGACGAAGCCATTGATGCGCTGGAGCAGCAGATCAGCCATGACGTGATGCGCCTGGCCCTGCGCGGCCCGATGGCGCGCGACCTGCGCGAGATCCTCGCCGGCCTGCGCATCCCGGCCGACATCGAACGCATCGGCGACTATGCAGCGAACGTGGCCAAGCGTTCGATCGCGCTGGGCAAGGTGCCGCCGCTGCCGCAGATCCAGGGCCTGCGTGCGCTGGGCCGCCTGGCCGCGCAGCAGGTCCGTCGTGCCATTGCCGCCTACCGCGACAACGACGCCGACGCCGCACTGGAACTGCGCGAGGACGACGCCCGCCTGGACGCGCAGTACACCGCGCTGTTCCGCGAGCTGCTGACCTACATGATGGAAGACCCGCGCAACATCACCCCGTGCACGCACCTGCTGTTCATGGCCAAGAACCTGGAGCGCGTGGGCGACCACGCCACCAACATCGCCGAGAACGTGTGGTTCCTGGTGCACGGGGAGCAGCCGCTGCCGCCGCGCGAGAAGCGCGACGAGACCTCCAGCACCGGCCAGCCCTGA
- a CDS encoding ligand-binding sensor domain-containing diguanylate cyclase, giving the protein MGRSGDNGCWVERRVSKARQALQRGLLWVLLVLALPLAAQEGAPPLRDYAIDVWTSRNGLPHNSLRDIAQTPEGHLWFATWEGLVRYNGLDFTVFDRSTRPGLRDNGIGALLVDRQGGLWISDSRGNVSHRGNDGQWRVWEHQADTPQVLIQSMQMDSQGRLWLLYEGKGIGYLTPDKGIVYQAPAADLPMAMSFTKLVVDAQDRVWVGTLDGLVLRDNDGVLKRAPAAWGLGAGTGLSSPYRAPDGALWIVAGERLYRVEDDQLVLVHRLPGQLHMTSMLQDRHGDLWLGTENQGLLRISAHGLERLPAGLNLPGGRVVSLREDAEGSIWVGANGGLYRLRETLFSSYTERDGLSGDYVRTVLEDRDRQLWVGSASGLDLQTPDGRFRAVPLHNRGGKAPSVLSLAQGPDGDLWVGTFGDGVYRLDRDGSLRHNYAAADGMPGGNIRAISVDPQGRVWAGTQKGVVRIDGDRVQVSTAPGMPGGLITALEHDHQGNLWIGTIEGIRVLRGDHVQSIDLAPMGGGRSVFGFHQLGDAMWISSDRGLYRWLGGKLARVGLEQGMPVDAVFQLVPDRLGNVWISSNRGVLRTDMATLNAVADGRAPRVVVERYNEIDGMANAQANGSSGPSAILRQDGTFWVVTAGGLSTVDPQRLQRFRERPSPPAAIESVQVDGAPVHWEGPDRNYIPGGRRLAVSYVGLSYLMSDRIRYRTRLDGLDTGWVERGPQRSVEFVGLPPGDYTLHVSAAHPGGAWGQQEAVWSFTVEPFWWQRRSVQLLGGLLLLAGLVVLYRLLLQQLKASNLRLARRVDEATFDLQAKTVHLQALNQEKTELAERLARQAEAFERQAREDALTGLANRRAFDETLARDFARSQRSGHPLCLVVLDIDHFKDVNDRHSHSIGDAVLVQVARLIAAACRDSDLPARTGGEEFALLLNDTRLEEAAQLCARLRGLFHDHPDWAGVAGLRVTFSAGLVELDADDRTPALLYQRADRALYRAKSDGRDRTSIG; this is encoded by the coding sequence ATGGGCAGGTCAGGGGACAACGGGTGCTGGGTGGAGCGCCGCGTTTCGAAGGCCAGGCAGGCACTGCAGCGCGGTCTGCTGTGGGTGTTGCTGGTGCTGGCGCTGCCGCTGGCCGCGCAGGAGGGCGCGCCGCCGCTGCGCGACTACGCCATCGACGTGTGGACCTCGCGCAATGGCCTGCCGCACAACTCGCTGCGCGATATCGCGCAGACTCCCGAGGGGCACCTGTGGTTTGCCACCTGGGAAGGCCTGGTCCGCTACAACGGCCTGGATTTCACCGTGTTCGACCGCAGCACCCGCCCGGGGCTGCGCGACAACGGCATCGGCGCACTGCTGGTCGATCGGCAGGGAGGGCTGTGGATCAGTGATTCGCGCGGTAACGTCAGCCATCGTGGCAACGACGGCCAGTGGCGGGTCTGGGAGCATCAGGCCGACACCCCGCAGGTGCTGATCCAGTCCATGCAGATGGACAGCCAGGGGCGCCTGTGGCTGCTGTACGAAGGCAAGGGCATCGGCTATCTCACGCCGGACAAGGGCATCGTCTACCAGGCGCCGGCGGCCGACCTGCCGATGGCGATGAGCTTCACCAAGCTGGTGGTCGATGCGCAGGACCGGGTCTGGGTTGGCACGCTTGACGGGCTGGTGCTGCGCGACAACGACGGCGTGCTCAAGCGCGCGCCCGCGGCGTGGGGCCTGGGTGCCGGCACCGGCCTGTCCTCGCCGTACCGGGCTCCTGATGGCGCGCTGTGGATCGTCGCTGGCGAGCGCCTGTACCGCGTGGAGGACGATCAGCTGGTGCTGGTGCACCGGCTGCCGGGACAGCTGCACATGACCTCGATGCTGCAGGACCGGCACGGCGACCTGTGGCTGGGAACCGAGAACCAGGGCCTGCTGCGGATCTCGGCGCATGGTCTGGAACGTTTGCCGGCCGGCCTGAACCTGCCGGGCGGGCGCGTGGTCAGCCTGCGCGAGGATGCCGAAGGCAGCATCTGGGTGGGGGCCAACGGTGGCCTGTACCGCCTGCGCGAAACACTGTTCAGCAGCTACACCGAGCGCGATGGCCTCAGTGGCGACTATGTGCGCACGGTGCTGGAGGACCGCGACCGCCAGTTGTGGGTCGGTAGTGCCAGTGGTCTCGACCTGCAGACACCCGATGGCCGCTTCCGCGCGGTTCCCCTGCACAACCGCGGCGGCAAGGCGCCATCGGTATTGAGTCTGGCGCAGGGGCCGGACGGCGACCTGTGGGTGGGTACGTTCGGCGACGGCGTTTACCGGCTGGACCGCGATGGCAGTCTCCGCCACAACTATGCGGCAGCCGACGGCATGCCGGGTGGCAACATCCGTGCGATCAGTGTCGATCCGCAGGGCAGGGTCTGGGCGGGTACGCAGAAGGGCGTGGTACGCATCGACGGCGACCGGGTGCAGGTGTCGACTGCCCCGGGCATGCCCGGTGGCCTCATCACCGCACTCGAGCATGACCACCAGGGCAACCTGTGGATCGGCACCATCGAGGGCATCCGCGTGCTGCGTGGCGACCACGTGCAGTCGATCGACCTGGCACCGATGGGCGGGGGCCGCAGTGTGTTCGGTTTCCACCAGCTGGGCGACGCGATGTGGATCAGCAGCGACCGCGGCCTGTACCGTTGGCTCGGCGGAAAGCTGGCGCGCGTCGGCCTGGAGCAGGGCATGCCGGTGGATGCGGTGTTCCAGCTGGTGCCGGATCGTCTTGGCAACGTGTGGATCAGCAGCAACCGCGGCGTGCTGCGCACCGACATGGCGACCCTCAATGCCGTGGCCGATGGCCGCGCACCACGAGTGGTGGTGGAGCGCTACAACGAGATCGACGGCATGGCCAACGCGCAGGCCAACGGCAGCTCCGGGCCATCGGCCATCCTGCGCCAGGACGGCACCTTCTGGGTGGTCACCGCCGGAGGCCTGAGCACCGTCGACCCGCAACGCCTGCAGCGCTTCCGCGAGCGCCCATCACCGCCGGCAGCGATCGAGAGCGTGCAGGTGGATGGCGCACCCGTGCATTGGGAGGGCCCGGATCGCAACTACATTCCCGGCGGCCGACGTCTGGCGGTGAGCTATGTGGGCCTGAGTTACCTGATGTCGGACCGGATCCGCTATCGCACGCGGCTGGATGGCCTGGACACCGGCTGGGTCGAGCGCGGCCCGCAGCGCAGCGTCGAGTTCGTCGGCCTGCCTCCGGGTGACTACACCCTGCACGTGTCGGCGGCGCATCCAGGCGGGGCCTGGGGCCAGCAGGAAGCCGTGTGGAGCTTCACGGTGGAGCCGTTCTGGTGGCAACGCCGCAGCGTGCAGCTGCTGGGCGGGTTGTTGCTGCTGGCTGGGCTGGTGGTGCTGTACCGCCTGCTGCTGCAGCAGCTGAAGGCCAGCAACCTGCGCCTGGCACGGCGCGTGGACGAGGCAACCTTCGACCTGCAGGCCAAGACCGTGCACCTGCAGGCGCTGAACCAGGAAAAGACCGAGCTGGCCGAGCGCCTTGCACGGCAGGCCGAGGCCTTTGAGCGGCAAGCGCGCGAGGATGCGCTGACCGGGCTGGCCAATCGCCGTGCCTTCGATGAAACGCTGGCGCGCGACTTCGCCCGTTCACAGCGCAGCGGCCACCCGCTGTGCCTGGTGGTGCTGGACATCGACCACTTCAAGGACGTCAACGACCGCCACAGCCACAGCATCGGCGATGCGGTGCTGGTGCAGGTGGCCAGGCTGATCGCCGCGGCCTGCCGCGACTCGGACCTGCCCGCGCGTACCGGTGGCGAGGAGTTCGCGCTGCTGCTCAACGACACCCGCCTGGAAGAAGCCGCGCAGCTGTGCGCGCGTCTGCGCGGCCTGTTCCATGACCACCCCGACTGGGCCGGTGTAGCGGGCCTGCGCGTGACCTTCAGCGCAGGCCTTGTGGAACTGGATGCCGATGACCGCACCCCGGCGCTGCTGTACCAGCGCGCCGACCGCGCGCTGTACCGCGCCAAGAGCGACGGCCGCGATCGTACGAGTATTGGTTGA
- a CDS encoding HvfX family Cu-binding RiPP maturation protein produces the protein MNLPTLATARGQLDRLGPWLAPLGLRLLLAWEYFESGREKLHGQNWFADLQDAFPFPFDQLPSTLNWQLATWFELVGAACLLLGFGTRFAAASLLVLTVVATYAVHWPMQWDSLGDLAMGYAITDQGFGNFKLPVLFMAMLLPLIFSGAGRLSVDAWLARWQPSGTTARPAVR, from the coding sequence ATGAACCTTCCGACCCTGGCCACCGCGCGTGGCCAGCTGGACCGTCTCGGCCCCTGGTTGGCCCCGCTCGGCCTGCGCCTGCTGCTGGCCTGGGAATACTTCGAATCCGGCCGCGAGAAACTGCACGGCCAGAACTGGTTCGCCGACCTGCAGGATGCCTTTCCGTTCCCGTTCGATCAGCTGCCGAGCACGCTGAACTGGCAGCTGGCGACCTGGTTCGAACTGGTCGGCGCGGCCTGCCTGCTGTTGGGTTTCGGTACGCGTTTCGCCGCCGCCAGCCTGCTGGTATTGACCGTGGTGGCCACCTACGCCGTGCACTGGCCGATGCAATGGGACTCGCTGGGCGACCTCGCGATGGGCTATGCGATCACTGACCAGGGCTTCGGCAACTTCAAGCTGCCGGTGCTGTTCATGGCGATGCTGCTGCCGTTGATTTTCAGCGGCGCCGGCAGGCTGAGCGTGGATGCGTGGTTGGCACGGTGGCAGCCATCGGGCACGACGGCACGGCCCGCAGTCCGGTAA
- a CDS encoding HvfC family RiPP maturation protein — MADAPDTLRAQQHAFTAHLRDPQGVPPPAGLESRRVAVYQRLLFNNLLGLLSNGFPVCVRLLGEPAWSGLVRHYFATHRCQTPLFTELAAEFVQWLQAQPQLPHPALAELAHYEWVETALYQLPAEPLPVPGDIDPLRVPLQRSPLAWPLLYQWPVHRLGAEDAPTQPPSEPTGLLVRREADGEVRFAALSPLAVYLLSSIGEQPGLDGQAYLQRLAAAHGLAEDALAEPGAALLRQFLQAAVIGPLTAPP; from the coding sequence ATGGCTGATGCTCCCGACACGCTGCGCGCGCAGCAGCACGCATTCACTGCCCATCTGCGTGATCCACAGGGCGTGCCGCCGCCGGCCGGGCTGGAATCACGCCGGGTCGCGGTATACCAACGACTGCTGTTCAACAACCTGCTCGGCCTGTTGAGCAACGGCTTCCCGGTCTGCGTGCGCCTGCTCGGCGAGCCGGCCTGGAGCGGACTGGTGCGCCATTACTTCGCGACCCATCGCTGCCAGACACCGCTGTTCACCGAGTTGGCCGCCGAGTTCGTGCAATGGCTGCAGGCACAGCCACAGCTGCCGCATCCGGCGTTGGCCGAACTTGCTCATTACGAGTGGGTGGAAACCGCGCTGTACCAGCTTCCTGCCGAGCCGCTGCCGGTGCCAGGTGACATCGATCCGCTTCGGGTGCCACTGCAACGCTCGCCGCTGGCGTGGCCGCTGCTGTACCAGTGGCCGGTGCACCGGCTGGGCGCCGAGGATGCACCGACGCAGCCACCCTCCGAACCGACCGGCCTGCTGGTGCGCCGTGAGGCTGACGGCGAAGTGCGCTTCGCCGCACTCAGCCCGCTGGCGGTGTACCTGCTGTCCAGCATCGGCGAACAGCCCGGCCTTGATGGACAGGCCTACCTGCAGCGTCTGGCCGCTGCGCACGGCCTGGCCGAGGATGCGCTGGCCGAACCCGGTGCCGCGCTGCTGCGGCAGTTCCTGCAGGCCGCCGTGATCGGCCCGCTCACAGCCCCTCCCTGA
- a CDS encoding HvfA family oxazolone/thioamide-modified RiPP metallophore, whose translation MSSSNKTLSLLTATALAAGLGMTASASALSMSDLAQGYLVAGQAAKASTDAKAADTKMAADATKHAEGKCGADGKTAEGKCGADKGKAAGAAAGAKATSGEKKAAEGKCGEGKCGGKH comes from the coding sequence ATGAGCAGTTCCAACAAGACCCTGTCCCTGCTGACTGCTACCGCCCTGGCCGCCGGCCTGGGCATGACCGCCAGTGCCTCGGCCCTGAGCATGAGCGACCTCGCCCAGGGCTACCTGGTTGCCGGGCAGGCAGCCAAGGCCAGTACCGATGCCAAGGCCGCCGACACCAAGATGGCCGCTGACGCGACCAAGCATGCCGAAGGCAAGTGTGGCGCCGACGGCAAGACCGCCGAAGGCAAGTGCGGCGCCGACAAGGGCAAGGCTGCCGGCGCTGCGGCAGGCGCCAAGGCCACGTCCGGCGAAAAGAAGGCGGCTGAAGGCAAGTGTGGCGAAGGCAAGTGCGGTGGCAAGCACTGA
- the rnt gene encoding ribonuclease T: MNDPTPAPAAAPDSAIPQAQRAMSQRFRGFLPVVVDVETGGFDSQRNALLEIAAVPIEMDENGLLYPGQTASAHVVPAEGLEIDPKSLEVTGIILDHPFRLAKEEKAALDHIFTPVRAAMKKYGCQRAILVGHNAHFDLGFVNAAVARTGHKRNPFHPFSVFDTVTLAGIAYGQTVLARAATAAGLGWDANEAHSAVYDTEQTARLFCTIANAWPR; encoded by the coding sequence ATGAATGACCCCACTCCCGCACCTGCCGCCGCCCCCGATTCCGCAATCCCCCAGGCGCAGCGCGCGATGTCACAACGCTTCCGCGGCTTCCTGCCGGTGGTGGTGGACGTGGAAACCGGCGGCTTCGACAGCCAGCGCAACGCCCTGCTGGAAATCGCCGCGGTGCCGATCGAGATGGACGAGAACGGCCTGCTCTACCCCGGCCAGACCGCCAGTGCCCATGTGGTGCCGGCCGAGGGCCTGGAGATCGACCCGAAGTCGCTGGAAGTGACCGGCATCATCCTCGACCACCCGTTCCGGCTGGCCAAGGAGGAGAAGGCCGCACTGGACCACATCTTCACCCCGGTACGCGCGGCGATGAAGAAGTACGGCTGCCAGCGCGCGATCCTGGTCGGCCACAACGCCCATTTCGACCTGGGCTTCGTCAACGCCGCCGTGGCCCGGACCGGCCACAAGCGCAATCCGTTCCATCCGTTCAGCGTGTTCGACACCGTCACCTTGGCCGGCATCGCCTACGGGCAGACGGTGCTGGCACGTGCAGCCACGGCCGCCGGGTTGGGCTGGGATGCGAACGAAGCACACAGCGCGGTGTATGACACCGAACAGACCGCACGATTGTTCTGCACCATCGCCAACGCCTGGCCGCGGTAA
- a CDS encoding HvfB family MNIO-type RiPP peptide maturase: MASTDVRASVVSPRSPLRAAAAGLGLRRALLQDLRDAPAGDFDFLECAPENWIHVGGPAGDALAELAQRHPLSCHGLSLSLGGSAPLDSRLLEQVGQFLEKHRVPLYSEHLSYCSDDGHLYDLLPIPFTDEAVRHTAARIARVQDLLGRRIAVENVSYYVAPEPAMDELAFTNAVLAEADCDLLLDVNNVYVNACNHSYDADTFIAGLPAERIVCLHMAGHLDEAPDLKIDTHGSAVIDPVWDLLARTYARIGARPTLLERDFNFPPYAELQGELQTIRRLQATHAGSAHG; this comes from the coding sequence GTGGCAAGCACTGACGTCCGCGCCAGCGTCGTCAGCCCGCGGTCGCCGCTTCGTGCGGCGGCCGCCGGGTTAGGGCTGCGCAGGGCGCTGCTGCAGGACCTGCGTGATGCACCGGCGGGCGACTTCGATTTCCTCGAATGCGCGCCGGAGAACTGGATCCATGTCGGTGGTCCTGCCGGGGATGCACTGGCCGAGCTGGCACAGCGCCATCCGCTGAGCTGCCACGGCCTGTCCCTGTCGCTGGGTGGCAGTGCGCCGCTGGATAGCCGGCTGCTGGAACAGGTCGGCCAGTTCCTGGAAAAGCACCGCGTGCCGCTGTACAGCGAGCACCTGAGCTACTGCAGCGACGACGGCCACCTGTACGACCTGCTGCCGATTCCATTTACCGACGAAGCGGTGCGCCATACCGCCGCACGCATCGCCCGTGTGCAGGACCTGCTGGGTCGCCGCATCGCAGTGGAGAACGTGTCCTACTACGTGGCGCCGGAGCCGGCGATGGACGAGCTGGCCTTCACCAACGCCGTGCTCGCCGAGGCCGACTGCGACCTGCTGCTGGACGTCAACAACGTCTACGTCAACGCCTGCAACCACAGCTACGACGCCGACACCTTCATTGCCGGGCTGCCCGCAGAACGCATCGTCTGCCTGCACATGGCCGGGCACCTGGACGAGGCACCGGACCTGAAGATCGATACCCATGGCAGCGCGGTGATCGATCCCGTCTGGGACCTGCTGGCGCGTACCTACGCGCGCATCGGCGCACGCCCCACCCTGCTTGAGCGCGATTTCAACTTCCCGCCCTACGCCGAACTGCAGGGCGAGCTGCAGACCATCCGCCGCCTGCAGGCGACGCACGCCGGGAGCGCACATGGCTGA